The Candidatus Palauibacter scopulicola DNA segment GGGATTCGAACCCACGAGACTCTTTCGAGTCAACGCCTTAGCAGGGCGCCGCCTTAAGCCACTCGGCCACCCCTCCGCAGGGTGCTGCTGTCAGGTTGCTGCTGTGCTGATTGGCCCGCCAGGACTCGAACCTGGAATCTTCTGGTCCAGAGCCAGACGTGTTGCCAATTCCACCACGGGCCAACGTCCCCAACATCCTGCGAGTTGGGCCGTCGATAATACTTGAGCCGGCGCGGCGCTTCAAGCGACCGATCCTCGAGCCGCGGCGGGTCCGCGGCAAAGGTGGGTCAGTCTTCGGAAACGGACGCTTCCCGGAGCTTGCGGAGGCGTTCCGCTTCGTCCGCCGCCGCCGCGATCGTTGGGAAGCCTTCTCCGGAACGGGGGGCGTCGCGGTCTCCCAACGGTACGGCGTACCAGCGGTCGGCCCGATCGTCGGGCCGATCCATGTAGTGGCCGCGTTCGAGTCGGAATCCATCGAGTTTGGCTCGGAAGCGGAGCGCTCTTACAACCACGCTGCGGTCGAATTTGGCTGGAGACACAATCACAACTCGGCGTCAGAGTCCATATCAGAGTCCATAGATGTATGGAACTGCTTACTCATAGTCCCGGCAACTCCCTGGCGGGGCGACGGCAGAACCTCGTTCAATCTAGGGGTGAAGGCGCGCATGGGCTACGGTTGCCCCGGGCGTGGCGGTTCGTACGAGGCGGAGCCGCCGCGGTCGCCCGCGCGCCGGTCCGTCCTGGACAGGTAGACGCGGAGCCGTTCGACCTCTTCCAGCGGGAGGAGCGTGATCGGCACCGCGGGAGCACTTCCGTGGGCATAGCGAGCCATCGGGACGAGCCGGTCGTGAAAGATGATCGTTGCCGCCGTCACGGCCCGGCGCACGGCCGGCGCGTCGCGGTCGGGGTCGAGGGCCTTGAAGCCGATTCCGAGCGCGAAGTCCCGGGCGGCGAGTTCCGCCGCGAACACGCGCACGGTCTCGCTCCGGGAGAGCAGCACGACGAATCCGCGGCGTATTCGGCGTCGGACGAGGTCACGTTCGCGGGTGCCCCCGGCGAGTGAAACGGGAACGCACTCGACGGTGCCGGACCGGCGCATGCGTGACTGCAGCTCGCGCCGCAGGATCACCGGCGAGTTTTCCGGTATCCCGCGCGCGGAGTCGACTGCCTGAACGATGAAGCCGCAGGCATGCTGGAGTTCCGCGGCGAGCACGGCCCGCAAGCCGGGTCGAGGTTCGCACAGCGTCACGAGGGGCGGCTTCGGGTTCCGGGCGCCATCCGGGCTACGGGCTCCGTCCACGATGCGCTCCAGCTCGTTGAGCAGCCGCCAGCGCGAGAGTCCCCCGGCGTGCGCGCGGCGCAGCAGGTCCAGCGCCGCGGTCCTCGGCGCCATCTCCACGGCCGGGGGCGGAGGGAGGGCGCGCGGGCGAATCGACACGCGCGGACGCTGTCCCTTCCCGACTTCGATGAGGTTTCTCCGGCGCAGCCGCGCGAACGCGGCGCCGACCGTCCCCCGGTTTATGCCGAGGCGCCGCGCCATGTCCCTGGCCGACGGAAGCCGGGCCCCGGGCCGGACGTGTCCATCGCGAATCCCGGCTTCCAGATCCGCCGCGAGTTGCCGGCGGAGCGGAATGTGGTGTTCCCGCGAGAAGGGTGAGAGTCCGCATCCACGCGTCATGTGTCCGAGTCTCCCTGCCGTGAGGTCCCACCTGTGGCTGCTTGTCGACGGGAGTATGGGGACGGGCTCTCAACGGGGAATCAACTCGCCCGTTTTCTCCCAAGGGCCGCCAGGAAATCGTCCACGCCACGCGTGTTGAGGACGTGTTCGGGGGTGAGCCATGCGCGGCGCGCCTGCTCGATGCCGTAGTGCGCCAGATCGAGGTCGTCCGGCCGGTGCGCGTCCGTCGCGACCACGACCGGCACGCCGAGTTCGCGGGCGCGCCAGAGGTGGCTGTCCTTCAGGTCCAGACGGTGGGGGTGGGAGTTGACTTCGACGGCGACGCCGAACTCGGCGCAGGCGTGCAGGATATCGTCGATGTCCACATCGATCGGACCGCGCCGGTTGATGAGCCGTCCCGTCGGATGCCCGAAGATCATCGAGCGGGGGTGCGCGAGCGCCTTCAGCACGCGCGCCGTCTGCCGCGCCCGGTCCAGCCCGAGGAAGGAATGGACCGAGATGATCACGACGTCGAGCCGCTCGAGCATCTCGTCCTCGAGGTCCAGCGATCCGTCGCGGAGGATGTCGACCTCCAGCCCGCGCAGGATCCGGATCTCGGGGTGGGCGGCCTGCACCTCCGCGATCTCGTCCCACTGGCGTCGAAGCTTGGCGGCATCGAGACCCTCGACCATCGCCAGCGCCTTCGAGTGGTCGGTGATCGCCATGTACTCGTAGCCGCGCGCCGCGCACGCCCGGACCATCTCCTCGAGTGAAGCGCGGCCATCGGACCACGTGCTGTGCATGTGGACGTCGCCGCGCAGGTCGGACGTCTCGACCAGGCGGGGCAGTTCCCCGGCATCGGAAGCTTGGAACTCTCCCCGGTCGCGACGCAGTTCCGGCGGCAGCCAGGAGAGATCGAGCGCCCGGTAGACCTCCTCTTCCGTCGCTCCCGCGACCATCTCTCCCTCGGAGGCGATGCCCCGCTCGCCAAGCGCATCGCCGAGGGACTCCTCGGGGATCGTGAACACGCCGTACTCGGACACGCGCAGCTTCCGTTCGAGCGCGCGGCGGCGCAGGCGGATGTTGTGTTCCTTCGACCCCGTGAAGTAGATGAGCGCGGCTCCCCAGCTCTCGGGCGGCACGACCCGCAGGTCGACCTGCAATCCGCTGCGGAGACGCACCGATGTCTTCGTCCCGCCGGCGCCGATCACGCTCTCCACGCCGGAGAACCCGACCAGGGCGTCGGAGGCGGCGCGCGCGTCGTCGGCGAGGACGAGGATGTCGATGTCGCCGACGGTTTCCTTCCGGCGCCGATAGCTCCCCGCGACTTCCAGGCGGGTGATGCCGGGCGTCGCCCGCAGGTGTTCGATCAGGGGCGGCAGGAGCTTGTCGACTTCCCCGAGGCGGAAGCGGGTCGTGCTCGTGCGATAGTTGCGAATGCCGCGGAGGATGCGGTCCTGCGTCTTGACGCCGAAACCGGGGAGTTCGGCCACGCGCCCCTCGCTCGCGACCTCCTCCAGGTCGTCGATCGATTCGACGCCCAGCTCGTCCCACAGCTTGCGCGCCTTCTTGGGACCGACCCCCGGCAGCCGCATCAACTCGACGAGTCCCGGGGGGATCTCGGCCGCCATTTCGTCGAGCATCGCGAGGCGCCCGCTCTCCACGAGTTCGCGGATGTTGTCCGCCATCCCCTTCCCGATCGACGGCAGCGCGGTGAGGTCGGCGCTTTGCTCGACGAGTTTGCGCAGGGGCGAGGCGTGCGCGTTGATCGTGCGCACCGCGTTGCGGTAGGCGCGGACGCGGAACGGGTTCGCCTGCTGGATCTCGAGCAGGTCGGCCACCTCGTTCAGGACGCGGACGATCTCGATGTTCTCCATCAGGGCGCGGTCTGGTCTGACGCGGTCGGGTCGGACGCTGGCTCGTCGGGCGCGGAGAGCGCGCCGGGTCCGCCGCTCAGGAGTGCGAGGAGGCCCGCTTCGTCCAGGATCTCCACGCCGAGGGTCTGCGCCCGCTCGAGCTTGCGGCCCGGGTTCTCGCCCGCGACGACGTAGCTCGTCTGCTTGCTCACGGATGACGTGACCTTCGCGCCCAGCGCCTCGAGCTTCTTCCCGGCCTCGGAGCGGCTCATGGAGTCGAGCCCCCCGGTGAGGACGATCCGGAGCCCGGCCAGGGTGTCGCCCGCGCGCGGCGGGGGCACGGGCTCGACGCGGGCGCGTAGTTCGTCCACAACCTTCGACACCTCGGGGCGGGCCAGGAAGGCGGTGATCTCCTCCGCCATCCGGGGCCCGATCCCGTCCACTTCCTGCAGCGCCTCCCCTTCCGCCGCGGCCTGTCCTTCTGCCGCGGCCTCCCCTTCTGCCGCCGCCTCCCCTTCCACTGCCGCCTCCCGGAACGCCTCGAAGGACAGAAAGTGCGAGGCGAGTTCCCGCGCCACGGTCACCCCGACTTCGGGGATGCCGAGGCCGTAGATGAAGCGGGCGAGTTCGGTCTTGCACGCGGCGTGGATCGCCCCGACGAGGTTCGTGGCGGACTTCTCGGCGAAGCCTTCCAGCTCCATCAGCGTCGCCGCATCCAGGTCGAACAGCTCCGGAACGCGGCCGATCACCCCCTTGCGGACGAGGAGGTTCGCGGTTTCCTCTCCCAACCCTTCGATGTCGAGGGCATGCCGCGACCCGAGGTGTTGAATCCGCCCGGCGAGCTGCGCGGGACAGGCGAACAGGTTGGGGCAGAAGGTGTACGGGCCGCGCGGCTCCAGGACGGCTTCGCACGAGGGACACTGGGTGGGCATGGCCCACGGCTCGGCGCGCTCGCGGCCCGGCTCCTCGATCCGCTCCAGCACCTGCGGAATCACATCTCCCGCCCGCTGCACCCGCACCCGGTCGCCCTCGCGAATGTCCTTGCGGGCGACCTCTTCGCGGTTGTGCAGGTTCGCCCGGCTCACGGTCACGCCGCCGAGTTCCACCGGGCGCATGAAGGCGATGGGCGTCACCACGCCGGTCCGCCCCACGCTGGGGAAGATATGAAGGAGGCGGGTGATCTCCTTCCGCGGGGGGAACTTGAAGGCGAAGGCCCAGCGGGGGTGGTGCGAGGTCTCGCCGACCTCGTCGCGCGCGGCGATGTCGTCGAGCTTGATGACGATGCCGTCGATCTCGTACTCGAGGTCGTCGCGGCACTCCTCGATCTCCGCCTGGAACGCGAGGATCTCTCCGACATCGGCCGCGGGCCGGCAGCGCTCGTTCACCGGCAGCCCCCACTCGCGCAGCGCTTCCAGCGTGGCCCGCTGCGTGGGGGGCGGGCGTCCGTCGACCGCGAGGATGTCGTAGACGTAGATGTCGAGCGGGCGCGCGGCGGTGATGCGCGGGTCGAGCTGCCGCAGCGATCCGGCCGCCGCGTTGCGCGGGTTCGCGAACGGAGCGCGGTCGCCTTCGAGGAGCCGGGCGTTCAGCGCCTCGAATTCGCCCACTCTCATGATGACCTCGGCCCGCAGCGACAGGAGCCGCGGCACCTCGCGATCCGCGGCCCGCAGGCGGAGCGGCACCGAGTGGATCGTGCGGATGTTCTCCGTCACGCCTTCGCCGCGCATGCCATCGCCCCGGGTCACGGCGCGCGACAGCCGGCCGGATTCGTAGACGAGTTCGATCGAGGCGCCGTCCAACTTCGGCTCGACGACGTATCCGATGTCGTCCCCGAGCGCCTTGCGCATCCGCTCGTCGAACCGCTCGAGCGGCTCCACATCGGCGGATGAATCGAGGCTGAGCATCGGCGCAGTGTGCTCGATGGTCTCGAAGGCGTCGAGGGGCTCCGCGCCCACGCGCTGGGTGGGCGAATCGGGCGTGACGAGTTCCGGGTGGGACGCCTCCAGCACCTTCAGTTCGCGGAACAGTTCGTCGAAGTGCTCGTCCGAGATCTCGGGCTGGTTGCGGACGTAGTAGAGATAGGCGTGGTGCCGCAGCTCCCTGCGCAGTTCCCGGGCCCGCCGCTCGGGCCCGCCGGGACTCATCAGAAGGTGACCCCCAGCAGGGCTCCGGCAATCAGGTGGCTGTCCTCGGCGGTCGTGAACGCGACGTACGGCCGGGCGTGAATGCTGCCGATCTCGACCGTGACGCCGCCGCGGATGACGGCGCTGACTTCCCTGTCCCCCTCCACGATGTCGTCGTAGAGCCGGTCGACCGAGTAGTTCTCGATGCTCACGGTCGCCGAAGGGATGATCGCGAGGCCGGAGCCCGGCGCGCCGAAGCGTTGCCCGACCGCCACGCCGACCCCGTAAACGGTCTCGCTCTTGTACGGGAGCTCGTCGAAGTTCCTCGACAGGACGCCTCCGACCCCCACGGTGGCGAGGGGACAGACCGACAGCACGGGCAGCGGGAGCTTGAGGGCGACGCTCGCGCGCGCGTCCTCGAACTCGAATTCCTGATCGAACTCGTCCGCGCCGGAGAACTTCACGTAATGACCTGTCGCGGCGACGAGACCCAGGTCGAACCCGGCCGCGCCCCCAAGGCCCGTGACGTCTTCGGATGACTCGCGCCACACGGCGCCCGAGCCGCTGAGGAACCCGTTGCCGCTGAATCCGAGGCACGCCTGCGCCTCGAGCGCGCCCGGCGCCGCGATTCCAGCCAGCGCCAGCCACGCCAGCTGACGCGGCGTGGCGGCCTTCGGGTTCCTATCGATCGGTTTCCTGTCCATCCCCTTCTCCGTCCCGGTTGGGCGGGGCGCCGACGCCCGCCAGATTCTGCAGCGCTTCGAGCGCATCCGCCGCGGCAGTCATCCGCGCGGACGCGGCCTCGACTGTCGCGCGAATCACCTCGAGCCGCCGCCGGTGGTCGTCGGAGGGGCCCGTCAGCGATCCAGTCGTGGAGGGACCGCCGTCGAACTTGCCTCTCAGGCCGGTCCACCAGTTGCGGATGTCGCCGTTGATCGAACGCCACTCGTCGGCGACCTCCTCGATCTCGCCCACAAGCTCCCGGGCGCGTTCGAGGTCCCCGACGGCCGCATCCTCCGTGCCTTCCAGCGCCTCGAGCGACTCGGAAGCCCGGCGCTCGATATCGTAGGCTTCGCTGCCCTGCCTGTAGGCCACCCCCTGGAGCTCGAAAAGAGCCATCGTGAACTCGTAACGCGCCAGGCGCTCCTCCGCGGACACCGGCAGTTCGGGATCGGGACGCACCTCCAGCGACTGCTCGCGCGTCTCGCCTCCCGCGGTCAGGCGTACCGTGAACGTCCCCGCCAGGACCAGCGGACCCTCGGGGCCCGCATCGAGGCTGGGCACCTCATACCGGGTGGTGTCGTGCGGCAGCGGATCGTGCCGCAGATCCCACGCGACCCGGTTGAGGCCGGCCGCCCCCGGGCCCTCGAGCCTCCGGACGTCACGGCCGGCGGCGTCCAGCACATCGATCGATACGCCGCCCGGCACCTCCGCGGCGAGCCGGTAGTCGACGTTCGCGCCGAACGCGGGGTTTTCGGCCCGGAACGTTCCCTGGCCCATCGACGGCACGTCGTTCCGGTACAGGAAGAGCGTGGCCGGACGCGGGGCGAACAGCTGCACGGCGCCGTCGCCGGTCGCGGCGGTGGCCGACCGCTGCGACAGCGGCGTGATGTCGTCGAGAATCCAGATGGCGCGGCCGTGCGTGCCGAGGACGACGTCGTTCTCGCGCGGGTGGATCTCGACGTCGTCGACCGGAACGGCGGGGAGGCCCGAGCCGAGCGCGGCCCACATCGCCCCCCGGTCCAGTGAGGCGAAGGCGCCGTTCTCCGCGCCGACGATCAGCAGGTCCGGATTCTCCGGGTGCTCGCGGATCACGTTCACGCTCGCCATGCCGCCGCCCGTCGCCCGGCCCGTGGCCGTCACGGCCGCTGCCCCGTTCAGCCCGTCCGCAAGCGACCGCCAGGTTTCGCCGAAGTCTTCCGTCGCGACCGCGAGGGGCCCGTAGTCGTCGTCCCAGTGCCCGTCCAGGCTCACGTATGCGCGCCCCGCCTCCGCGTGCGAGGCCTCGACCCAGCTCACGTAGTACGGGAACGGCAGCCCCGCCGCCGCGGTCACCCGGTCGGTCAGATCCTCCCAGTTCTCCCCGTCGTCCCGGCTCACGCGCACCGATCCGTCATCCGCTCCGATCCACAGCACCCCCGCCTCGACCGGCGACTCCGCCACGGCCGTGATCTCCCCGTACCCGGAGGCGCCATCGTGCTTCGAGAGCGTCGTCGAGTCCGGACGCACGCCCATCAGCTCGAGGCTGTCCTGGTGAATCTGCCGCGTGAGATCCTCCGTCGCGCGCCAGCTCTCCCCGCGGTTGTCCGAGATGAAGAGCCGGTTGCCGCCCAGGTAGACCCGGTTCGCGTCGTGCGGGGACACCAGGATCGGCGACTTCCAGTCGAAGCGATACTCGACCGTCGTGTCCGGCGGGAAGGGTTTGAGCGCCTTCCGGTCTCCGGTGGCGAGGTTCACGCGCACGATCCCGGCGTTCTGCGACGTCACGTAGACGGTGCCGAGATCGGACCAGTCCGTCTCCGTGTACATCCCGTCGCCGTAGTCGAGCACCTGCCAGTCGCGATTCATGATCCCCTGGTAGCGGCGCGTCCGGCTGGGGCCCCGGTACGAGTTGTTGTCCTGCAGTCCTCCATAGACGTGGTACGGGTCCGCCAGATCCAGGTCGATGTCGTAGAACTGGGCGATGGGGATGTTCCCGATGAACGTCCAGTGGTCGCCGTCGTCCCACGTGGAATAGAGTCCGCCGTCGTTCCCGAGGATCATGTGGCGCGAGTCCTCGGGGTCGATCCACAGGTCGTGGTGGTCCACATGAACGCCGGTGTTGTATTCGATCTCCATGGGGAGGGCCTCGAAGGTGTCGCCGCCGTCCTCCGAGCGGTGCAGGCTGCCCGCCACCAGCCAGACCCGATCCTCATCGTTCGGGTCGATCCGGAGCTGGCTGTAGTACATCGGACGCTGGTTCAGTTCGTTGACGCGCATCCAGCTCTCGCCGCGGTCACGGGAGATGAAGATGCCGCCCTCCGCCGCCTCCACGACGGCCATGACCAGTGCCGGATCCCGCCCGGAGACGGCGAGCCCGATCCTTCCCTTGTCCCCCTCCGGCAGGCCCTCGGTCACCTCCCGCCAGGAATCTCCGCCGTCCGTCGACTTGTAGATGCCGCTTCCCGGCCCGCCGCCCGCGAACCCCCACGCGCGCCGCCGCCGCTGGTACGCGGCCGCGTAGATGACGGATGGATCCGCGGGGTTGAGGGCGAGGTCCACGAACCCCGTGTCGTCGTCGATGTGGAGGACCTTCGTCCACGTCTCGCCGCGGTCGGTCGTCCGGTACACGCCGCGCTCGGCGTTGGGGCCGAACAGGTGCCCCAGCGCCGCCACCCACACGATGTCCGGATCGGTGGGATGGACGGCGATGCGCCCGATGTGCCGGGTCTCCGCCAGCCCCGTGAGCCGCCACGTCTTGCCGCCGTCGGAGGAGTGGTAGACGCCTTCTCCCCACGGCGTGCTGTTGCGGTTGTTCGGTTCCCCGGTCCCGACCCACACCTCCAGCGGGTCCGACGGGGCGAGCGCGATGTCCCCGACCGAGAGGTTCGCCGCGTCGTCGAAGATCGGCTCCCACGTCGTCCCGTGGTTGACGCTCTTCCACACACCGCCGGAGGCCGCCCCGACGTAGATGTGCGACTGCGTGCCGGGCACGACTTCGAGATCGGCGATGCGGCCGCCGGAGATTGCCGGTCCGATCAGGCGCCAGGTGAATCCTGCCGCGATTCTCTCGGGGGACTGGGCCTCCACGCGAGGGGACGCGGCCGCGAGGACCGCGTGCAGCGCCGCCGCCGTCAGCAGCGCGCGGATGGAGACCCGGTGCAGGACAGCCGGAGTACGGTCGGGACCCGGAATCATGGTTCAGCTCACTTTCTTCTTCCTGAGGCCGTCTTTCTGTTCCAGCCAGGGGACGCCGGTGGTGATCCACTCCGGGGCCGGTTCCCCCTTCAGGTAGTGGGCGAACCACTGGAGGATGCGGCTCTGGTAGTCGCGCTGGTTCGGTTCCCTCGCGAGCCCGTGGTTCTCCCCTTCGTAGACGAGCATCACCACGTCCTTCCCCGCGCGCCGGGCCGCGTTGTAGAACTCGACGCCCTGGTTGAACTCCACGGCGCCGTCGTCCGTCCCGAACTCGATGAGGAGGGGCGTGTTGAGATTCTGAATGTGATGGAGCGGGGAGTTGTTGAAGTAGGAGTCCCAGTCCTCCCACCACGGCACCTGCATGCGGCCCTGGCTGATCTCGAAGATCCGGGCGTCGGTTCCCCCGGAGTTCCAGTAGAAAGAGAGGTACATGCTCATGAGGTTCGTGAGCGGCGCGCCCGCCACCGCGGCCGCGAAGAGATCGTCCTGGGTGACGAAGAACGTCGTCTGGTATCCGCCCCACGAATGGCCGATGAGTCCGACGCGGTCGGCGTCGATCATCCCGGTCTCGACCGCCGCCGCCACCGCCGGGCGCAGCGTCTCCACGTTCGACTGTCCCGGGCGCCGGTCGCGATAGACGACGTCCGGCCGGAAGACGAAGTACCCTTCGTGGCTCCAGATCTGGAGGTTGTAGTAGCTCGTGGGGTCCGGAACGACGTACTGGTGGAGATTCTGCGAGAGCAGTTCGTAGTGGTTCACGATCATGGGATACGTTCGACCCGGATCGTAGTCGGCCGGATAGATGAGCGCGCCCTGGAGGGGGCGTCCCCATTCGTTCTCATAGTCGATGAGTTGCGTGCGGCCCCAGGCGTAGTCCTCCTGGAAGGGGTTCGTGCGCGTGACCTGCCGGGCTTCGCCGAGGTCCGGTCCGGCGACGAAGTAGTCGGGCGAGTCGTCGAACCGTTCGCGGCGGAAGGCGTACACGTCGGCGTCCTCCGCCTTGAGGAGGCCGCCCTGGAAGCGGGCGTCGGCCCAGACCAGCGGCTCGGGCGTCTCGCCGCGGCGGGCGCGGGAGAAGCCGGCCTTCTTGGTCCACTCGCCGTAGGTCGAGTAGTAGAGCGGTTCATCCGGGGCGAAGGCGTCGGCCTCCCGGTCGACCCGCACCACGCGGTGCCGGATCGAGTCTTCCGCCCCGTTCGTGAGCCGCCTCCCGCCCGACCCGTCCGGGTTCACCTCCCACACGTCGAAGCGGTCGTTCACGAGCAGCGCCGCGTCGTCCTCCAGCCAGCCGGCGATGCCGAAGGGAGGCATCTGCTCGCGGGTCGGC contains these protein-coding regions:
- a CDS encoding GntR family transcriptional regulator, whose amino-acid sequence is MTRGCGLSPFSREHHIPLRRQLAADLEAGIRDGHVRPGARLPSARDMARRLGINRGTVGAAFARLRRRNLIEVGKGQRPRVSIRPRALPPPPAVEMAPRTAALDLLRRAHAGGLSRWRLLNELERIVDGARSPDGARNPKPPLVTLCEPRPGLRAVLAAELQHACGFIVQAVDSARGIPENSPVILRRELQSRMRRSGTVECVPVSLAGGTRERDLVRRRIRRGFVVLLSRSETVRVFAAELAARDFALGIGFKALDPDRDAPAVRRAVTAATIIFHDRLVPMARYAHGSAPAVPITLLPLEEVERLRVYLSRTDRRAGDRGGSASYEPPRPGQP
- the polX gene encoding DNA polymerase/3'-5' exonuclease PolX; protein product: MENIEIVRVLNEVADLLEIQQANPFRVRAYRNAVRTINAHASPLRKLVEQSADLTALPSIGKGMADNIRELVESGRLAMLDEMAAEIPPGLVELMRLPGVGPKKARKLWDELGVESIDDLEEVASEGRVAELPGFGVKTQDRILRGIRNYRTSTTRFRLGEVDKLLPPLIEHLRATPGITRLEVAGSYRRRKETVGDIDILVLADDARAASDALVGFSGVESVIGAGGTKTSVRLRSGLQVDLRVVPPESWGAALIYFTGSKEHNIRLRRRALERKLRVSEYGVFTIPEESLGDALGERGIASEGEMVAGATEEEVYRALDLSWLPPELRRDRGEFQASDAGELPRLVETSDLRGDVHMHSTWSDGRASLEEMVRACAARGYEYMAITDHSKALAMVEGLDAAKLRRQWDEIAEVQAAHPEIRILRGLEVDILRDGSLDLEDEMLERLDVVIISVHSFLGLDRARQTARVLKALAHPRSMIFGHPTGRLINRRGPIDVDIDDILHACAEFGVAVEVNSHPHRLDLKDSHLWRARELGVPVVVATDAHRPDDLDLAHYGIEQARRAWLTPEHVLNTRGVDDFLAALGRKRAS
- the ligA gene encoding NAD-dependent DNA ligase LigA — encoded protein: MSPGGPERRARELRRELRHHAYLYYVRNQPEISDEHFDELFRELKVLEASHPELVTPDSPTQRVGAEPLDAFETIEHTAPMLSLDSSADVEPLERFDERMRKALGDDIGYVVEPKLDGASIELVYESGRLSRAVTRGDGMRGEGVTENIRTIHSVPLRLRAADREVPRLLSLRAEVIMRVGEFEALNARLLEGDRAPFANPRNAAAGSLRQLDPRITAARPLDIYVYDILAVDGRPPPTQRATLEALREWGLPVNERCRPAADVGEILAFQAEIEECRDDLEYEIDGIVIKLDDIAARDEVGETSHHPRWAFAFKFPPRKEITRLLHIFPSVGRTGVVTPIAFMRPVELGGVTVSRANLHNREEVARKDIREGDRVRVQRAGDVIPQVLERIEEPGRERAEPWAMPTQCPSCEAVLEPRGPYTFCPNLFACPAQLAGRIQHLGSRHALDIEGLGEETANLLVRKGVIGRVPELFDLDAATLMELEGFAEKSATNLVGAIHAACKTELARFIYGLGIPEVGVTVARELASHFLSFEAFREAAVEGEAAAEGEAAAEGQAAAEGEALQEVDGIGPRMAEEITAFLARPEVSKVVDELRARVEPVPPPRAGDTLAGLRIVLTGGLDSMSRSEAGKKLEALGAKVTSSVSKQTSYVVAGENPGRKLERAQTLGVEILDEAGLLALLSGGPGALSAPDEPASDPTASDQTAP